A region of Paenibacillus sp. 37 DNA encodes the following proteins:
- the ftsW gene encoding putative lipid II flippase FtsW, with amino-acid sequence MKQQTAQTKTKRGTPDFQLLILTLLLVGFGLVMVFSSSSSIAIASDKFNNDALYFTKKQLMWAIIGLFGMFFAMNIRFNKYKKLYAPFFLLTTVMLVIVLISGAVLNGARSWIHIFGFSLQPAEFAKIAIILYLSALITKKGEKFRVFKTGYFPVLFIVGFIAGLIMLQPDFGTTFILVSTCGLLIYAGGASMKHILGSILLVVLGGALAFGANSLFSSMSPSDTTTATTAVTAEQNYKIGRIQAFLNPLSDINGGSLNLYRSLVAIGDGGMTGSGIGQGTMKLHYLPNAYNDFIFSVIGEELGFIGSALFLLVYLYFIWRGIIVSLRCPDPFGTLVGIGIMGLIAIQAFINIGGVTQTIPVTGVTLPFISYGGTSLFVMMVAMGILLSISRTNNLDVIKEEKTKSVTVQTQTRTSPALRSRESIRRIR; translated from the coding sequence ATGAAACAACAAACGGCCCAAACGAAAACGAAGAGAGGCACGCCGGATTTTCAACTGCTAATCCTCACTTTATTGTTGGTGGGCTTTGGACTGGTGATGGTATTCAGCTCCAGTTCCAGCATTGCAATCGCAAGCGATAAATTTAACAATGATGCCCTTTACTTCACGAAAAAACAACTTATGTGGGCGATTATCGGTCTATTTGGCATGTTTTTTGCCATGAATATCCGCTTCAACAAGTACAAAAAGCTCTATGCACCCTTTTTCCTGCTCACTACGGTCATGCTGGTGATTGTTTTGATCTCAGGTGCAGTATTGAACGGTGCACGAAGCTGGATTCACATTTTCGGTTTTAGTCTTCAGCCTGCAGAGTTCGCGAAAATTGCTATCATTCTCTATCTCTCTGCTCTTATTACCAAAAAAGGTGAGAAATTCAGGGTTTTCAAGACAGGGTATTTTCCCGTCTTGTTCATCGTTGGATTCATCGCAGGACTGATTATGCTGCAACCAGACTTCGGTACCACCTTTATCCTGGTGTCCACCTGTGGTCTCTTGATCTATGCCGGTGGAGCCAGTATGAAACATATCCTGGGTTCCATTCTCCTGGTTGTACTCGGTGGGGCACTGGCGTTCGGAGCGAATTCTCTGTTTTCTTCCATGTCTCCTTCCGACACAACAACCGCTACAACAGCAGTCACTGCGGAGCAGAACTACAAGATCGGACGTATTCAAGCTTTCCTGAATCCATTATCCGATATTAATGGCGGAAGTCTTAACCTCTACCGTTCTCTTGTTGCCATTGGTGATGGCGGCATGACAGGTTCCGGGATTGGACAAGGTACGATGAAGCTGCACTATTTGCCAAATGCGTATAATGACTTTATTTTCTCCGTAATTGGGGAAGAACTTGGATTCATCGGAAGTGCATTATTCCTGCTTGTTTACCTGTACTTTATCTGGCGAGGAATTATTGTCTCTCTCCGCTGTCCCGATCCATTCGGAACATTGGTCGGCATAGGTATCATGGGACTAATCGCGATTCAGGCATTTATCAACATTGGTGGTGTAACTCAGACCATTCCGGTGACGGGGGTCACGCTTCCGTTTATCAGTTATGGGGGTACCTCACTCTTTGTGATGATGGTTGCCATGGGCATTCTGCTCAGTATCTCACGCACCAACAATCTGGACGTGATCAAGGAAGAGAAAACGAAGTCCGTAACTGTACAGACACAGACTCGTACCTCTCCTGCTCTTCGTTCACGGGAGTCCATCCGTCGGATTCGATAA
- a CDS encoding methyl-accepting chemotaxis protein: MHFFRNRKLAVKLGLLLGIVLLCCIGALIAFNTKSIYDKSLQYGETVAGQAANRATNEFMTDINQVKNTLDTMSTTLLDAAQNGSLNREEVVRLLEQYLKKDEKVFGFYTGWEPNAFDGNDAEHINKKEYDDGTGRFVPYVIRDGNSLHFEPMPTYEGSGETSTYYQQPKKTKSIYWSEPVTYTVGGKETLLVSIVLPLLDENKNFLGIVGADFTIDRFQQNIASLNPDQGYAMLITSEGQIAAHGSKPELANEGAVIPSEMKTVIQRIQSGESQFYATDPELGEELFIAEPARLQGTDSNWYLVSALPKSHILQPFYDSLNWSILIAALAVLMLAGVVTYTIVSIVRQLNQVNIVAGQLAGGDLTQKLPVRSKDEFGIMAGHMNQMMDTLRHTISVISEHALSVGSTSQQLTAGAEETGKAAELIALTGVELADKAGKQVQELQESSRSMNEISAGIGRIAKAASDVSDSSRTVAERTTIGTDKIQSAMRMVDSATSSVQTSMTALENFRQRSEEIGHITGMITEVSRQTNLLALNASIEASRAGEHGRGFGVVASEIRNLAEQSRVSAAQIAALIHSVQQEVLSLVENMGHGNAEVSHIAEVINESGELFLSISSQITDVNEQIEHVSAIAQQMSAGSQQVDATLVQLKTIGHETADHATRVASASEEQLASMEEITAASASLANLTQELLELIQRFKT, translated from the coding sequence ATGCATTTTTTTCGCAATCGCAAGCTCGCTGTTAAGCTTGGACTTTTACTCGGGATCGTATTACTCTGTTGTATTGGAGCCCTGATTGCATTTAATACCAAATCCATTTACGACAAAAGCCTCCAGTACGGCGAAACCGTTGCTGGACAGGCAGCAAACCGGGCTACGAATGAGTTTATGACTGACATTAATCAGGTTAAAAACACGTTGGACACCATGAGTACCACGTTATTGGATGCCGCTCAGAACGGATCACTCAACCGTGAAGAAGTCGTCAGACTCCTTGAACAATATCTGAAGAAGGACGAGAAAGTTTTTGGCTTTTATACGGGCTGGGAACCAAATGCCTTTGATGGAAACGATGCGGAGCACATCAACAAAAAAGAATATGATGATGGTACGGGTCGATTCGTTCCATACGTTATACGTGATGGCAACTCCCTGCATTTTGAGCCTATGCCTACTTATGAGGGAAGCGGTGAAACCAGTACTTACTATCAGCAACCAAAGAAAACCAAATCCATCTATTGGTCCGAGCCTGTTACCTATACGGTTGGTGGTAAAGAAACACTGCTCGTTTCGATTGTCCTCCCTCTATTAGATGAAAACAAAAATTTTCTGGGCATTGTTGGGGCCGACTTTACCATTGATCGTTTTCAGCAAAATATAGCATCACTTAATCCGGATCAGGGTTATGCCATGCTTATTACTAGTGAAGGACAGATTGCTGCACACGGCTCCAAACCGGAACTGGCTAATGAAGGTGCCGTAATTCCATCTGAAATGAAGACAGTCATTCAGCGTATACAGTCTGGCGAATCTCAGTTTTACGCTACGGACCCTGAATTAGGTGAAGAACTGTTTATTGCCGAGCCCGCCAGGTTACAAGGAACGGATTCAAACTGGTACCTTGTATCGGCGCTGCCAAAGAGCCATATCCTTCAACCTTTCTATGACAGCTTGAACTGGTCCATACTGATTGCAGCACTGGCAGTACTTATGCTTGCAGGTGTCGTTACCTACACTATCGTCTCCATTGTAAGGCAGTTGAATCAAGTTAATATCGTCGCTGGACAGCTGGCTGGCGGAGATTTGACACAAAAGTTACCTGTACGATCCAAAGATGAATTTGGCATCATGGCGGGTCATATGAATCAGATGATGGATACATTGCGACATACCATATCGGTTATATCCGAACATGCTTTATCTGTCGGCTCCACCTCTCAACAGTTGACCGCAGGTGCCGAAGAAACAGGTAAAGCAGCCGAACTGATTGCATTAACAGGAGTCGAACTTGCAGATAAAGCAGGTAAACAGGTGCAGGAGCTGCAAGAGTCCTCCCGTTCCATGAATGAAATATCTGCAGGGATCGGAAGAATTGCAAAGGCCGCCTCCGATGTATCCGATTCATCGCGAACTGTGGCCGAACGAACAACCATCGGAACGGATAAAATTCAGTCCGCTATGCGTATGGTCGATAGTGCCACTTCTTCTGTGCAGACGTCGATGACCGCACTGGAGAATTTCCGCCAACGTTCGGAAGAGATTGGCCATATTACAGGCATGATCACAGAAGTTAGCCGTCAAACCAACCTACTTGCACTTAATGCTTCCATTGAAGCATCGCGAGCAGGTGAACACGGGCGCGGGTTCGGTGTTGTTGCTTCCGAGATTCGTAATCTGGCTGAACAATCCAGAGTATCAGCAGCGCAGATTGCAGCGTTAATTCATAGCGTTCAGCAAGAGGTCCTTTCTCTCGTTGAAAATATGGGACATGGGAATGCCGAGGTGAGCCATATAGCGGAAGTGATTAATGAAAGTGGTGAACTATTCCTCTCCATTTCATCACAGATTACAGATGTTAATGAGCAGATTGAACATGTCTCAGCCATTGCACAGCAGATGTCAGCTGGATCACAGCAGGTTGATGCCACGTTAGTGCAACTCAAAACCATTGGTCATGAGACAGCAGATCATGCAACTCGTGTTGCCTCTGCCTCTGAAGAACAACTCGCATCCATGGAAGAGATTACGGCGGCATCTGCCTCACTGGCTAATCTTACGCAGGAGCTATTGGAACTGATTCAACGCTTCAAAACCTAA
- a CDS encoding YlaN family protein, with translation MTSSDLQDQLNLKAISLLQEDADKIQKLIEVQMENLATRYCPLYEEVLDTQMYGFSKEVDFAVRAGLLPEGAGKQLVSALERNLAILYEALNKKNEQ, from the coding sequence ATGACTTCATCTGATCTGCAGGACCAGCTGAATTTGAAAGCGATCAGTCTTCTTCAAGAAGATGCAGATAAAATACAGAAGCTTATTGAAGTACAGATGGAGAATCTGGCTACCCGCTACTGCCCTCTCTATGAGGAAGTATTGGATACACAGATGTATGGGTTCTCCAAAGAAGTTGATTTTGCTGTTCGTGCAGGGCTCCTTCCAGAAGGTGCAGGTAAGCAGCTGGTTAGCGCGCTTGAGCGGAATTTGGCAATTTTATATGAAGCCTTGAACAAGAAGAATGAGCAATAG
- a CDS encoding aminopeptidase, with protein sequence MKDPRIQKLAANLVGYSVDVQPGENVLVEMIGSERDLINAIIEEVGKKGGNVFVQLTDKTVQRAMLKNATEEMMKTWAEIDLNRMKQMDCYIGIRAGENVNDLSDVPEEKMKMYNSLYSHPVHSEQRVKHTKWVVLRYPNASMAQLANTSTEAFEDFYFDVCNLDYAKMDKAQDSLANLMKRTDKVRITGPGTELSFSIKDIGAEKCSGQKNIPDGEVYSAPVRNSVNGTISYNSPTLYNGVTFENIKFTFKDGKIVEATSNDTERLNEILNSDEGARHIGEFAIGFNPHILHPMKDILFDEKIAGSLHFTPGQAYEETDNGNRSSIHWDLVLIQRPDYGGGEIYFDDVLIRKDGIFVIPELECLNPDRLK encoded by the coding sequence ATGAAAGACCCAAGAATTCAAAAGCTTGCAGCAAACCTGGTGGGCTATTCAGTAGATGTACAGCCTGGTGAAAATGTATTGGTTGAAATGATTGGATCGGAACGTGATCTGATTAACGCCATTATTGAAGAGGTAGGAAAAAAAGGTGGTAACGTCTTTGTACAGTTGACTGATAAAACCGTACAGCGTGCGATGCTGAAAAATGCCACAGAAGAAATGATGAAAACATGGGCAGAGATTGATCTGAACCGGATGAAACAGATGGATTGTTATATCGGTATTCGTGCGGGAGAAAATGTGAATGATCTGTCCGATGTGCCGGAAGAAAAAATGAAAATGTACAATTCATTATACTCCCACCCGGTACATAGCGAACAACGTGTCAAACATACGAAATGGGTTGTACTTCGTTACCCTAACGCAAGTATGGCGCAACTCGCCAATACAAGTACAGAAGCGTTCGAAGATTTCTACTTCGACGTATGTAATCTGGATTACGCCAAAATGGATAAAGCGCAGGACTCGCTCGCTAACCTGATGAAGCGGACAGACAAAGTTCGTATCACCGGACCAGGAACAGAGCTGAGCTTCTCCATTAAAGATATCGGTGCAGAGAAATGTTCTGGCCAAAAGAATATCCCGGATGGCGAAGTGTACAGTGCCCCTGTGCGTAATTCCGTGAACGGAACAATTAGTTATAACTCGCCAACCCTGTACAATGGAGTGACTTTTGAAAATATCAAGTTCACGTTCAAGGATGGCAAAATTGTTGAAGCAACAAGCAACGACACAGAGCGTTTGAATGAAATTTTGAATTCGGATGAGGGTGCTCGTCATATTGGTGAATTCGCGATTGGATTTAACCCGCATATTCTGCATCCGATGAAAGATATCCTGTTCGATGAAAAAATCGCAGGCAGCTTGCACTTTACGCCAGGTCAGGCATACGAAGAAACGGACAATGGCAACCGCTCGTCCATCCACTGGGATCTGGTGTTAATCCAGCGTCCGGATTATGGCGGCGGGGAGATTTATTTTGACGATGTGCTGATTCGTAAAGACGGTATCTTTGTTATTCCTGAACTGGAATGCTTGAATCCGGACCGTTTGAAGTAG
- a CDS encoding sensor domain-containing diguanylate cyclase: protein MLEHLRSLPASLNSRSSGDSASFAAPRSHDEHVLWMQKMDITPFDFSYLGGLLEQAYSDWNSRVGSMLARPSTFYSVWNTEGDCIGYDSDHEADPGVNARRLVLECLDKRQVLSLKGTSEHGEYLIITHPLFSRTNKDMFAVFTAVIYESNGYETSEAVVQSEALHYHTCFYRRFEYIFMTDLLHAHEQTAREEHRRSILFQIVQRMHDKMDVEAILDEVFDSMDYLYPATYIELYMSQDQSNSDPRIKPLLVHERGEDICVRSFMEGKLIVARSHDAENRIVDVGIPLKGKQGIYGVFHIEMNEEIMEESDLQLITMMVDTAGTAFENAKLHEQSNMLIQELRLINDLTQRLNKSLHLSEIYQLSEQELKEIFQAETCCILQLNDSTNDFEVMSSNVKDVFHQSFSVDYGIAGLIYRTEEPLIIVNYAQYDKVSSFFMEDTGSMSLIASPIRVNGEVKGAILLGHSREHYFSYDNYRLLQMLSIHIGLALSNATLHAEVRRLANLDMLTGLYVRHYLDSVIHERQAHEFCGSLIVVDIDQFKQVNDTFGHQTGDQVLKQVSEIVTSSVRSEDVCARWGGEELAIYMPQVSVRQALDYAEVIRKRVAEETRPPVTVSSGIAEWNWMDEKVSVESLFYRADMALYSAKNGGRNRIVVEEQNVTR from the coding sequence ATGTTAGAACATCTAAGAAGTTTACCTGCCAGCTTGAATTCAAGAAGTTCGGGCGATTCCGCATCTTTTGCCGCTCCTCGTTCTCATGATGAGCATGTGTTGTGGATGCAAAAAATGGATATCACACCTTTTGATTTTTCATATTTGGGCGGCTTGCTAGAGCAGGCATACAGTGACTGGAACTCCAGAGTGGGTTCAATGCTGGCCAGACCATCAACCTTTTACAGCGTGTGGAACACAGAAGGTGATTGCATAGGATACGATAGCGATCATGAAGCTGATCCGGGCGTAAATGCACGCAGGCTGGTATTGGAATGTTTGGATAAGAGACAGGTCCTGTCCCTTAAAGGGACAAGCGAACACGGAGAATATCTTATAATAACACATCCCTTATTCTCCAGAACTAACAAGGATATGTTTGCCGTATTCACTGCTGTGATCTATGAATCCAATGGATATGAAACGTCTGAAGCTGTGGTTCAATCTGAGGCATTGCATTATCACACCTGCTTTTACCGAAGATTCGAATACATATTTATGACGGACCTGTTACATGCTCATGAACAAACAGCCCGTGAGGAACACCGGAGGTCCATCCTCTTTCAGATTGTTCAGAGAATGCATGACAAAATGGATGTCGAGGCCATATTGGATGAGGTATTTGACAGTATGGATTACTTGTACCCGGCCACTTATATCGAATTGTATATGTCTCAGGATCAGAGCAACTCTGATCCACGGATTAAACCGTTGCTTGTCCACGAGCGAGGAGAAGATATTTGTGTGCGTTCTTTTATGGAAGGTAAGCTGATTGTTGCTCGCTCACATGATGCAGAGAACCGCATTGTAGATGTAGGGATTCCGCTGAAAGGCAAACAAGGCATATACGGTGTGTTCCATATCGAAATGAATGAAGAGATTATGGAAGAATCGGACTTGCAATTGATTACGATGATGGTAGACACTGCCGGAACGGCCTTTGAGAACGCCAAGTTGCATGAACAATCCAATATGTTAATTCAGGAACTCCGTTTAATTAATGATCTTACACAGCGGTTGAACAAGAGCCTCCATCTTTCGGAGATTTATCAATTATCCGAGCAAGAGTTAAAGGAAATATTCCAGGCTGAAACGTGTTGCATTCTTCAACTCAATGACAGTACCAATGACTTCGAAGTGATGTCATCTAACGTGAAAGATGTTTTTCACCAATCCTTTTCTGTAGACTACGGTATCGCAGGCTTGATCTATCGAACAGAGGAACCGCTTATTATAGTCAATTATGCGCAATATGATAAAGTGTCCTCCTTTTTCATGGAAGATACGGGATCCATGTCACTTATTGCATCACCGATCAGAGTTAATGGTGAAGTGAAGGGTGCCATTTTGTTGGGACATAGTAGAGAGCATTACTTTTCATATGATAACTATCGGCTCTTGCAGATGTTATCCATTCATATCGGGCTTGCCCTGTCAAATGCCACGCTGCATGCCGAGGTTCGGCGCTTGGCTAATCTGGATATGTTGACAGGTCTGTATGTGAGGCATTATCTGGATAGTGTAATTCACGAGCGACAGGCTCATGAATTCTGTGGCTCCCTCATAGTGGTGGATATTGATCAGTTCAAACAGGTGAATGACACATTCGGACACCAGACGGGGGATCAAGTATTGAAGCAAGTGAGTGAGATCGTCACGAGCTCTGTTCGCTCGGAGGATGTCTGTGCCAGATGGGGTGGAGAAGAACTGGCGATCTATATGCCACAGGTGAGTGTAAGGCAGGCGTTAGATTATGCGGAAGTGATTCGAAAGAGAGTCGCAGAAGAGACCAGACCGCCCGTTACGGTATCCAGTGGCATCGCAGAGTGGAATTGGATGGATGAAAAGGTCAGTGTAGAGTCCTTGTTTTATCGGGCTGATATGGCTTTGTACAGCGCCAAGAATGGTGGTCGGAACAGAATCGTTGTAGAGGAACAGAATGTAACACGTTAA
- a CDS encoding Asp23/Gls24 family envelope stress response protein, which produces MAEQLQLESGNIRIADDVVAKIAGMAAMETPGIAAMSGGLSEGWAKRLSGKNVQKGVSVEVGQLEAAIDLRIIVLYETPIHEVSRMLQQNVREAVETMTGLRVVEVNVKVEGVSFKGDDL; this is translated from the coding sequence ATGGCAGAACAACTTCAACTGGAGAGCGGAAACATCCGGATTGCCGATGACGTGGTTGCAAAAATTGCCGGAATGGCTGCAATGGAAACACCCGGAATTGCCGCAATGTCTGGAGGATTGTCAGAGGGCTGGGCGAAGCGACTCAGCGGTAAAAACGTACAGAAAGGCGTGAGCGTTGAGGTCGGCCAGCTGGAAGCAGCCATTGACCTGCGCATCATCGTCCTGTACGAAACCCCGATTCATGAAGTTTCCCGTATGCTTCAGCAGAATGTAAGAGAAGCGGTAGAGACCATGACCGGATTACGCGTGGTTGAAGTCAATGTAAAGGTAGAAGGCGTATCTTTCAAAGGCGACGATCTGTAG
- the rpsD gene encoding 30S ribosomal protein S4, which translates to MARYTGPKFKLSRRLGISLSGTGKELKRPFPPGQHGANQRRKMSNYGMQLQEKQKLRHMYGLGEKQFRTLFSKAQKMQGIAGENFMFLLECRLDNLVYRLGFANSRAGARQLVAHGHVTVNGKKVDIASYQVSTGDVIGLREKSRALSSIKEALEGRSHLPAYVEYNEAAVEGKFIRLPERAELSQDIDEKQIVEFYNR; encoded by the coding sequence ATGGCACGTTACACTGGTCCTAAATTTAAATTGAGCCGTCGCCTCGGCATTTCCCTTAGCGGAACAGGCAAAGAATTGAAACGCCCTTTCCCTCCAGGTCAGCACGGAGCTAACCAACGCAGAAAAATGAGCAACTACGGTATGCAATTGCAAGAAAAACAAAAATTGCGCCACATGTACGGTTTGGGCGAGAAGCAATTCCGCACACTGTTCTCTAAAGCTCAAAAAATGCAAGGTATTGCCGGTGAGAACTTCATGTTCTTGCTTGAGTGCCGCCTTGACAACCTCGTTTACCGCCTTGGGTTTGCTAACTCCCGCGCTGGAGCGCGTCAGTTGGTAGCACACGGTCACGTAACTGTAAACGGCAAAAAAGTCGATATCGCTTCTTACCAAGTAAGCACTGGTGATGTAATCGGCTTGCGTGAGAAGAGCCGCGCTCTTTCTTCCATTAAAGAAGCTTTGGAAGGCCGTTCGCATCTTCCAGCATACGTTGAATACAACGAAGCAGCTGTAGAAGGTAAATTCATCCGCTTGCCTGAGCGTGCTGAATTGTCCCAAGACATCGATGAAAAACAAATCGTCGAGTTCTACAACCGTTAA
- a CDS encoding HPr family phosphocarrier protein codes for MSSNNAAVVEIAQTAGKFTSSIVLHSENKYIDVKSILGLFTTLISTHSYELHVHGPDAVEAKAAMSEVFAKHGLNVSIASE; via the coding sequence ATGTCGAGTAATAATGCGGCTGTAGTAGAAATTGCTCAAACAGCAGGCAAGTTTACTTCTTCAATCGTGCTTCATTCGGAGAACAAGTATATCGATGTGAAAAGTATTCTCGGATTGTTTACAACGCTGATCAGCACGCACAGCTATGAACTGCATGTTCATGGTCCAGATGCAGTTGAAGCGAAAGCAGCCATGTCAGAAGTATTTGCCAAGCATGGACTGAATGTAAGCATCGCATCTGAGTAA
- the cax gene encoding calcium/proton exchanger has translation MRNRISSILLIAFFALSAIAHYMKWDSILQFVISAISVIFVAGFLGKATENVAHYAGQRLGGFLNATFGNAAELIIAIFLVKEGLFDMVKASLTGSIIGNLLLVLGLSIFAGGLKFKIQNYNVSLAGLNGSLMIVAIIALFIPAVFLNTHSITQKDTNTLSLIVAGLLILAYIAWLLFSMVTHKNYLADVTEDRDEELPHEHAPAWSKKKSILYLVLATVMVAFVSEWLVGTLEVFTSEFGLSELFVGAFLVAIIGNAAEHSAAIMLAMKNKIGAAVEIAVGSSLQIALFVAPVLIFVSYFTGRTMDIVFTTIELVAIGVSVFIAKSITQDGSTNWYEGLLLLVVYIILGVSFFLV, from the coding sequence GTGAGAAACCGGATTTCATCCATTTTGCTGATTGCGTTCTTTGCACTCAGTGCCATCGCCCACTACATGAAATGGGATTCGATTCTACAGTTCGTGATATCAGCCATTTCGGTTATTTTTGTGGCCGGTTTTTTAGGCAAAGCCACCGAAAATGTGGCCCACTACGCCGGACAGCGGCTAGGTGGATTCTTGAATGCCACCTTCGGCAATGCCGCCGAATTGATCATCGCCATTTTCCTCGTCAAAGAGGGACTGTTCGACATGGTCAAAGCAAGTCTGACAGGTTCCATCATCGGAAATCTGCTGTTAGTGCTCGGGTTAAGTATTTTTGCCGGGGGACTCAAGTTCAAAATTCAGAATTATAATGTTTCACTCGCAGGTCTGAATGGTTCCCTGATGATTGTTGCCATCATTGCCCTGTTTATTCCGGCAGTCTTTCTCAATACACATTCCATTACACAGAAAGACACCAATACACTTAGTCTCATCGTGGCCGGATTGCTCATTCTCGCGTATATTGCGTGGTTGCTATTCTCCATGGTGACACATAAGAACTACCTTGCAGACGTCACTGAGGATCGCGATGAAGAGCTACCTCATGAGCATGCTCCGGCGTGGTCCAAGAAAAAATCTATTCTCTACCTGGTGCTCGCAACAGTCATGGTTGCTTTCGTCAGTGAATGGCTGGTGGGCACGCTTGAAGTCTTCACTTCGGAATTTGGACTTAGCGAACTGTTTGTCGGTGCATTCCTTGTGGCCATCATCGGTAATGCGGCCGAACACAGTGCAGCCATCATGCTTGCCATGAAAAATAAAATAGGAGCCGCGGTTGAAATTGCGGTTGGCAGCAGCTTGCAGATCGCACTCTTCGTTGCTCCTGTACTGATTTTTGTCAGCTACTTCACAGGCAGAACCATGGATATCGTATTCACAACGATTGAACTGGTCGCCATCGGCGTATCCGTATTTATTGCGAAGTCCATTACCCAAGATGGTTCAACGAATTGGTACGAAGGTTTACTCCTGCTCGTGGTATATATCATACTCGGTGTTTCCTTCTTCTTGGTGTAA